One window from the genome of Salvia miltiorrhiza cultivar Shanhuang (shh) unplaced genomic scaffold, IMPLAD_Smil_shh original_scaffold_438, whole genome shotgun sequence encodes:
- the LOC131004587 gene encoding uncharacterized protein LOC131004587, with amino-acid sequence MFFIGDFNAVKGAHERKSDWLPNASACREFCDFIDASGFVESNTSGLFYTWCGRRNLPSHVESVLDRCLYFEGFASMWNSLNTHVLSRIASDHSPIILQCQENTVPRRRNFKFLDMWLSHPDFHDFMQASWQAPTNSTCPLYNVMAKIKQFRTELKVWNKQVFGNVDDGISQLQESLMKIQLKIADEGYSDSLFDQEVAAQARIGTLLTRKSSIMQQKSRVRWLKDGDRNTSFFHKSYKMRRKNLIISQLKIDGVDTFEQDVISSHIVEFFSKLFSEVTTNTVRVQDIQQIVEATMSQKQNESLSCIPEEEKIKAAVFDLASDSAAGPDGFSGTFFQNCWDTIKDDIVVAAKTFFVKNYLPQGLNSNTLILIPKKEVVETVADLRPIVLSNFFFKVLSKILATRLSFVAADSVTHNQFGFIRGRLIHDCIMLGSEGVNCMNRTCKGMNMACKVDIKKAFDTMSWNFIMSAMKAMGYDHTFMGWIATIFSSARLSILYNGKLCGYFPCSRGVRQGDPLSPIIFGIAEDVLSRLILKAVATGKIEPMRMSRGQLFPTHLLHADEVLIFCKATIKNARAIRDILHFYGSISGQICSKEKSRLFFAKGVSPCYKRQITRALGFPCGNLPMIYLGAPLFVGRPKASHLAAIKDRIICKFSRWNGLHLSMVRRLCLVKSIVQSSIVHTMMIYKWPRSLIQEIDAACRNFIWSGDIRKRPKHAVS; translated from the coding sequence ATGTTTTTCATTGGTGACTTCAACGCGGTGAAGGGTGCGCATGAGCGCAAGAGTGATTGGCTTCCAAATGCCTCCGCTTGTAGGGAATTCTGTGACTTCATTGACGCCTCGGGCTTTGTTGAATCGAACACTTCTGGGCTTTTTTACACTTGGTGTGGCAGGCGAAATCTCCCTTCGCATGTGGAATCTGTTTTGGACCGTTGTCTCTATTTCGAGGGTTTTGCGTCGATGTGGAATTCGTTGAATACCCATGTTCTTTCTCGCATTGCCTCTGATCATTCACCTATTATTTTGCAATGCCAAGAGAATACGGTCCCTAGAAGAAGAAACTTTAAGTTTTTAGATATGTGGCTCTCACACCCGGATTTCCATGACTTTATGCAGGCTTCGTGGCAGGCGCCGACGAACTCTACCTGCCCTCTATATAATGTTATGGCGAAAATCAAACAATTTCGTACCGAGCTTAAGGTCTGGAATAAACAAGTTTTTGGGAATGTCGATGATGGAATCTCTCAATTACAGGAGTCACTGATGAAGATTCAGTTGAAGATTGCAGATGAAGGTTACTCAGACTCGCTTTTTGACCAAGAAGTCGCTGCCCAGGCGAGGATTGGCACCTTGCTAACACGTAAGAGCAGTATCATGCAACAGAAAAGTAGAGTTCGATGGCTTAAAGATGGTGACAGGAACACAAGTTTTTTCCATAAATCATACAAGATGAGACGCAAGAATCTGATCATTTCTCAACTCAAGATTGATGGTGTTGATACCTTTGAGCAGGACGTTATCTCTTCACATATTGTGGAATTTTTCTCCAAACTCTTTTCTGAGGTTACGACAAATACTGTTAGGGTGCAGGATATTCAACAAATTGTGGAAGCCACGATGTCTCAAAAGCAGAATGAGAGTCTGAGCTGTATTCCAGAGGAAGAAAAAATCAAAGCGGCGGTGTTCGATTTGGCGAGCGATAGTGCTGCTGGACCGGATGGCTTCTCGGGCACTTTCTTCCAGAATTGCTGGGACACCATCAAAGATGATATTGTGGTCGCTGCAAAAACTTTTTTCGTGAAGAACTATCTTCCTCAGGGCCTGAATTCTAATACGTTGATCCTCATCCCTAAAAAAGAAGTGGTGGAAACGGTTGCGGATCTGAGACCGATTGTCCTCTCCAATTTCTTTTTTAAGGTTCTCTCTAAAATTCTTGCTACTCGGCTTAGCTTCGTGGCAGCTGATAGTGTGACTCACAATCAGTTTGGCTTTATTCGCGGGCGGCTTATACACGATTGCATTATGCTGGGATCGGAAGGTGTTAATTGCATGAACAGAACCTGCAAGGGAATGAATATGGCTTGCAAAGTGGATATTAAGAAAGCTTTTGATACCATGAGTTGGAATTTCATCATGAGCGCTATGAAGGCGATGGGTTATGATCATACCTTTATGGGGTGGATTGCCACTATTTTTTCCTCAGCTCGACTTTCGATTCTTTACAATGGGAAACTTTGCGGATATTTTCCCTGTTCGCGGGGAGTTAGACAGGGAGATCCTCTCTCGCCTATTATTTTTGGCATCGCGGAGGACGTGCTTAGTAGACTTATTTTGAAAGCGGTTGCTACGGGGAAAATTGAGCCGATGAGGATGAGCAGGGGTCAGTTGTTCCCCACCCACCTCCTTCACGCTGACGAAGTTCTGATCTTTTGTAAAGCGACGATAAAGAATGCAAGAGCCATTCGCGACATCCTTCATTTTTATGGTTCGATTTCGGGACAAATCTGCAGTAAAGAGAAATCGAGGCTTTTCTTTGCTAAAGGAGTGTCTCCCTGTTATAAGCGCCAAATTACTCGTGCTCTGGGATTCCCCTGTGGAAACTTACCTATGATTTATCTGGGCGCGCCACTTTTTGTTGGTCGTCCCAAGGCTTCCCACCTTGCCGCGATAAAAGATCGGATTATTTGCAAGTTTTCTCGATGGAATGGGCTGCACCTTTCGATGGTTAGACGGCTCTGCTTGGTAAAATCGATTGTTCAAAGCTCCATTGTCCACACCATGATGATTTATAAATGGCCGCGTTCGCTCATTCAGGAGATTGATGCTGCATGCAGAAACTTCATCTGGTCAGGCGACATAAGAAAACGTCCTAAGCACGCTGTTAGCTAG